The nucleotide sequence TAAACACAAAAACAAATCCTGGAACCGCTGCTCTGTACCAATGGTTAATAAGTTTGCCGGAATGGCAAGATCAATATGCTAAGTGCATTGATTCTGTGACGTTTGCTACAGATGAGGACAGGGTTGAAATACAAGCAGCAGACCTGTATAGCAGAGAGATAATGAAATATTACGATGAGTACTGTACGGGTAAGCGTGATTTACGAAAATCTATTCAAGCGTTGTTCGATACAGGAAGATATAAGTGTGATTTAATGGATAGAAAATTCATTGAAAACTGGAAAAATGAATGTGACAGCGCGGAAGTATCTAACGATTTATATAATGAGTGGTTATTGAAGAATAGATTAAAAGATAACGCTCCCAACAGGTATAAATTTCTTATCAATACATCGGAACTATGGTATTGACGAAATTCATTGAGGATGTTTTTTTTTCATAATAATGGCACAGGCTTGCTCAAACCTTTCGTCTGTGCCTTTTGTGTGTAGCTCTTTTGCTTTTTCTATGAAGCGCATAGATTCTTCTTCGTTTCTTATCTCTACGTTTTTCTTTTTCGGCTTTTCTTTTTTCTTCTTCATAAATCCCCTTATCTTCAAGCAGGCGTCGTATAGGTGAGACGCTTGCCGACTACGCCCAACAATGCCTTGTCTGCTCTTTGCTCATCATCAACGCCCAACTTTACCCTGTTATTGTATCTGAAATCGAACTCCGCAAGGTATCTGTGAAGATGTTGTTTGCCGCAATGATGATACACGCCGTTGATGCCACGCTTCAAGATGCTGAAATAGCCCTCGATGCTGTTTGTGGTGATCTTTTCATCGCCTTCTATGCGAACATACTCATACTCGCTATGGTTCACTTGTGAGTGTTTTCGATTTGCGCCTACGCTCTCCAATACCGTAGATTCATCGGTTATCAGATGAGCGTTCTCAGCAACCATTTCTTCAACGATAGGCTTCAAGTTCTTTGCTGTGACTCGTTGCACGTGGAAAGAACGAACAGAGCCGCCACGCTGTAACACAGAGACAACAGCCGCCTTATTATCGAATGGAGATAGCCTGTCTTTCGGACGTTTCCCTGGCTTAACTGCGTGTGAGCCTGTACGGAATTTACCGCCGACATAAGTTTCATCCATTTCAACGGGGCCATAGAACGGGCCTTCTGGATGCTGTTCCATTGCATATCTGATTCTGTGGGTCATAAACCAAGCTGTTTTAAGCGTAACGCCAAGAGTGCGGCTCAATTGGTTCGCGCTAATCCCTTTCTTTGAAGTACACATGAAATACATAGCCTGTAACCAATATCTTAATGGAATGTGGCTATCTTCAAAAATAGTCCCGATCTTCACCGTGAACGGCTTGCGGCAGGCATAGCACTTGTAAAGACCGATTCTATAAGTTTTCCCATTGAGCTTGCCGCTTCTCCCAATCGTACCGCAATGAGGACACACGGGGCCATTAGGCCAGAGCTTCGATTCAACAAACTTGTAGGCTTCTTCCTCATTGTGAAAGCGTTCGGCTGATATTATTGATTGGTTCATTGTGCTATCTCCTTTCTATTCTTAAGTGTAGCACATGCAGGTGGGGATGTCAAGTATAATATTACCAAGATTTCCCTTTATACTCTTTTCTCTTTTGGTTAAAATGTTGGCCGATCCTTTTGCCTGTCGTGAATGACGCAAAAAGGATAATGATAGATGTAATAAAGCATATCCTTTCCGGTCAAAGCCATTGAGTGATAACAAAATTCTTCTTATCCACCTGGGCGGCTTAGGCGACGTCTGCCTGTCCGAATCGATCTTTAATTCTCTGCGCAAGCATTTCGGCAACAGGCTCGTTGGCCTCGGCAACAGACGATTTCTTGAGCTTTTCAGTGAATACTTCGCGAGCGTTGAGTCCATTGAGTCGAGAAAATGGCTCTATCTGTTTTCGGAGAAGCTGACCGGCCCGGGGTGGGCAAAGGTGATCTTTATCGGAAAGGATCGCGAAACGAGGTTGAGAAGCAGGTGGCAGGGCCACTCGGAAGAAGAGATCATGTTCATAGATATGTATCCCGAAGGAGCCTTCGGTGCCCGTATGATCGAGACGAACGGGCAAAAGATGCATATCGAGGATTATGA is from Syntrophorhabdaceae bacterium and encodes:
- a CDS encoding IS1595 family transposase, yielding MNQSIISAERFHNEEEAYKFVESKLWPNGPVCPHCGTIGRSGKLNGKTYRIGLYKCYACRKPFTVKIGTIFEDSHIPLRYWLQAMYFMCTSKKGISANQLSRTLGVTLKTAWFMTHRIRYAMEQHPEGPFYGPVEMDETYVGGKFRTGSHAVKPGKRPKDRLSPFDNKAAVVSVLQRGGSVRSFHVQRVTAKNLKPIVEEMVAENAHLITDESTVLESVGANRKHSQVNHSEYEYVRIEGDEKITTNSIEGYFSILKRGINGVYHHCGKQHLHRYLAEFDFRYNNRVKLGVDDEQRADKALLGVVGKRLTYTTPA